GATAATTGTTCTTCTTTGTTTTCTTCCACTTCGTCCATCTCATTAGCCAAATGAACTAAGAAATATTCCAAATCTGAAACTCTATAATTTTCTGGTAGAAGCCTTCCATTTACAATAAAAGCTGGAGTAAAGGTAATTCCCTGCTGATTTATCCAAGCATAATGTTCTGAAATAATGCTCTCTTTTTCACTTTCTGAGTAAGGTGTTGGAAGGTCAGAAAGCATTTCTGAGATTTGTTTGTAGTCTTCATTTTTCTGACTCATCGTCAGATGACAAGTTGTAGTGGTAAAATAATTACCGAAGCTTTCTCTTAATTTTTGTAAATCTTTCTTTGCCGTTTTGCACGGTGGACACGTAGGGCGACTAATTACTACCAATGAGACTTTATTATATTCCTCTTCGTCATCAACAGAAACGTCATTTCCTTCAACAAAATGTGTTGGTATATGCGTAGTATCTATTTTTCTAGATTGTGAGAGCAGAGTTTGAAAAAGCTCAAAGTCATATTTGAAAGAATGTAGTTTCTGATTTTTATTTTTATAGGAATTGTATTTTGTGAAAATAGGTTTTAAAACATTCCATACAAGGGTAGGCAATAGAAAGGCAAACAGAAATATAGAAAGAGCAGAAATGAAAGTAAATGTTGTAATATTAGGGGCATCAGAAACAGATAAAAAAATTCCTCCTAATATAGCTTGTACAGACAATACTGCCATCACAGAAACGCACAAAGAACACCACGTTTTGAGTACAAATTTTTGATAGTAGAGCGAAGTAATTACTGCAACTATTCCCAACACAGCTATCAAACTTTGAATGAATAGCCCAAAAGCATTACTAATGAGTAAGAAGAGAAATCCTCCAAAGAAATAATAAACACCCAGTTCTGAAAAAGTAAACCAGTTTTTTAGAGTATCAATTTTAGTTGTTTTGTCTGTATTTGTTGTATCAGCACAAGAGGATGAGTTACCAAAGGCAGTACAGGCTTTTTTGAAAACCACATTGTCTTTAAAAATTTCTCCAGAAAGTAAGATTGCACTAAGTACGAACCCAATACCATGAAGAAGGTAAAATGAGATTTCAAAAAGGGAAGAAATAGAAAAATTACCACTTGAAAATAGAGAATTTCCAATTATGAATAAAAGTGAAGCAACAACTAGCACTTGGACAATCGTTTTGCTAGTGTTCAATACTTTTTGTTTTTGTTCTGCTTTCTTGTGAGCAAGATAATTAGGTTCTTTAGAATTTTTATTCTTGTCTAATAGAAGTGTGTAGCCTGTCCAAGATTTCTCAAAATCTTCTATTATAACAGATTTTTTTTCTCCTTTAGGGCTTATCAGACTTACTTTCTCGTCTTCTAAACTTTCTAAAACGAAATAGTCATTATGAACTTTACCATTTTCATCTTCTTCAGCAGACAAAACGAGTGCAGGTAATGGTATTTCTGAAAGCTCCTCTCTTCCAATCTGCACAGCCAAAGAATCTACTTTATAATAAGCCAAGAGCAATTTTATATCACTCAATGTTTGTGCATTATTACACTTTTCTGTAAGTGTTTGTAAATAAAAAGGTGTGTATTCTACGCCTAATTTATCTAATAAGATGGTAATTGTATTTTTCATTTTGAGATTTTTTATCAAAAAATAGTGACAGAAACTTATAGTAAGCTCTATCACTATTTTTAGTATCAATATAAAGATTGATGGTTTACTTACACCCAATCACAATTTGGATTTGGTTTACATAGTTTAGTTGGAGGACAACAACAAGGGTCATTAGGGTCGCAGTTTCTCCATCCCCCATTTACATTTTTAGCTTTCGTTTGAGAGATAGCAAATTTTCCGAATTTCTTTTTTAATGAT
This portion of the Bernardetia sp. genome encodes:
- a CDS encoding cysteine peptidase family C39 domain-containing protein yields the protein MKNTITILLDKLGVEYTPFYLQTLTEKCNNAQTLSDIKLLLAYYKVDSLAVQIGREELSEIPLPALVLSAEEDENGKVHNDYFVLESLEDEKVSLISPKGEKKSVIIEDFEKSWTGYTLLLDKNKNSKEPNYLAHKKAEQKQKVLNTSKTIVQVLVVASLLFIIGNSLFSSGNFSISSLFEISFYLLHGIGFVLSAILLSGEIFKDNVVFKKACTAFGNSSSCADTTNTDKTTKIDTLKNWFTFSELGVYYFFGGFLFLLISNAFGLFIQSLIAVLGIVAVITSLYYQKFVLKTWCSLCVSVMAVLSVQAILGGIFLSVSDAPNITTFTFISALSIFLFAFLLPTLVWNVLKPIFTKYNSYKNKNQKLHSFKYDFELFQTLLSQSRKIDTTHIPTHFVEGNDVSVDDEEEYNKVSLVVISRPTCPPCKTAKKDLQKLRESFGNYFTTTTCHLTMSQKNEDYKQISEMLSDLPTPYSESEKESIISEHYAWINQQGITFTPAFIVNGRLLPENYRVSDLEYFLVHLANEMDEVEENKEEQLSL